In a genomic window of Trachemys scripta elegans isolate TJP31775 chromosome 12, CAS_Tse_1.0, whole genome shotgun sequence:
- the LOC117886027 gene encoding olfactory receptor 6F1-like — MAGTERNQTNVQEFILLGFPGTWYFRVALAVLFSVMYVLTILGNVSIIALVRTHPRLHTPMYFFLCNLSFLEIWYTTACVPKAIGVMLGTSQIISFTVCLLQLFFLLSLGATECFLLAIMAYDRYLAICHPLRYSSLMNSTFCAQLALLSWLCGFLAVSVLAALISRLPFCGRNVINHFICDIDSWIALSCAHKRLIELATFIDSFIVVMVSCTITLVSYIFIISTILRIPSVQGRQKAFSTCSAHLTVVTIWYGSGIFLYVKPSAQNSLDLNKTINIFNTMVTPLLNPFIYTLRNKEVKEALGKTVRGMLSGFQRPWI, encoded by the coding sequence ATGGCTGGGACAGAAAGAAATCAAACCAATGTGCAGGAGTTCATCCTCCTCGGCTTTCCTGGCACTTGGTATTTCCGGGTGGCCCTTGCTGTGCTGTTTTCTGTGATGTATGTCCTAACAATCCTAGGGAATGTGTCCATCATAGCCCTAGTGAGGACCCACCCACGGCTTCACactcccatgtacttcttcctctgCAATCTCTCCTTCCTGGAGATCTGGTACACCACAGCATGTGTTCCCAAGGCCATTGGCGTCATGCTGGGCACAAGCCAAATCATCTCTTTCACTGTCTGTCTCCTGCAattgttttttctcctctccttggGTGCCACAGAATGTTTCCTCTTGGCCATCATGGCCTATGACCGCTATCTGGCCATATGCCACCCATTGCGCTACAGCTCCCTCATGAACAGCACCTTCTGTGCTCAGCTGGCCCTCCTCTCTTGGCTGTGTGGGTTCCTGGCTGTCTCTGTGCTGGCAGCTCTTATATCCAGGTTGCCTTTCTGTGGCCGTAATGTCATCAATCATTTTATTTGTGACATAGATTCATGGATAGCGCTTTCCTGTGCTCACAAGCGCCTCATTGAACTGGCAACTTTCATTGACTCATTCATTGTTGTCATGGTCTCATGCACGATAACCCTGGTCTCCTACATTTTCATTATCTCCACCATCTTGAGAATCCCTTCAGTCCAAGGCCGCCAAAAGGCCTTTTCTACTTGCTCGGCCCACCTCACTGTTGTGACTATCTGGTACGGCTCTGGCATTTTTCTGTATGTTAAGCCTTCTGCACAGAACTCGTTGGATTTGAATAAAACTATCAACATTTTTAACACTATGGTAACTCCTCTACTAAACCCTTTTATTTACACTCTAAGAAACAAGGAGGTGAAGGAAGCCTTGGGAAAGACAGTCAGGGGAATGTTAAGTGGTTTTCAAAGACCCTGGATTTAG